The Daucus carota subsp. sativus chromosome 2, DH1 v3.0, whole genome shotgun sequence genome includes a window with the following:
- the LOC108210144 gene encoding glucan endo-1,3-beta-D-glucosidase 1 gives MLKKIRRRVKIIATKPFKKPRKPPQQQAPSNPPSPPQETTMSPPLHHRKQPNQPFLFPKVQSTILPDPSAFFSPHLLSTPLPTNSFFQNFVLKNGDQPEYIHPYMIKSSLSSVSVCYPSVFSSPAFFYQVFILDLTVSVLNNPDPNSKHVISSFNDLSVTLDLPSSNLRFFLVRGSPFVTFAATNGVEIVISTIHAILECVPNSSGTKYTIKLNNNQTWVLYASSPIKLSNDINKITSSAFSGVIRLAVVPNCQYEEVLDRFSSCYPVSGDALFTKPFSLEYKWEKKGWGDLLMLAHPLHVKLLEMNGSVTVLEDFKYKSVDGDLVGVVGNSWELKTDPVSVTWHSTKGVKEESYDEICTALRKDVEDLNSTTIGTTSSYFYGKLVARAARFALIAEEVCYPDVIPAIKKFLKDTIDPWLNGTFGDNGFLYDGKWGGILTKQGSTDSGADFGFGLYNDHHYHLGYFLYGIAVLAKIDPAWGRKFKPQAYTLMADFMNLGRRENSNYPRLRCFDLWKLHSWAGGLTEFADGRNQESTSEALNGYYSAALMGLAYGDTHLVAIGSTLSAMEIQSAQTWWHVREGDKLYPEEFTRENKVVGVLWSTKRDSGLWFAPPDWKECRLGIQLLPLLPISEVLFSDVEFTKELVGWTLPALAREGVGEGWKGFVYALEGIYDKHAALEKIRNLNGYDDGNSLTNLLWWIHSKDEEEEGFHGRSCWYNHYCH, from the coding sequence ATGTTGAAAAAGATCAGAAGAAGAGTCAAGATCATAGCCACCAAGCCTTTTAAAAAACCTCGTAAACCTCCACAACAACAAGCCCCATCAAACCCTCCTTCACCGCCTCAAGAAACCACCATGTCTCCGCCGCTGCACCACCGCAAACAACCAAACCAACCATTCCTCTTCCCCAAAGTCCAATCCACAATCCTCCCTGACCCTTCTGCTTTCTTTTCGCCTCATCTTCTCTCAACCCCTCTGCCCACTAACTCATTCTTTCAAAACTTTGTGCTCAAGAATGGCGATCAGCCTGAATATATTCACCCTTACATGATCAAATCCTCACTTTCATCGGTTTCTGTTTGTTACCCATCTGTGTTTTCTAGCCCTGCTTTCTTTTACCAGGTTTTTATATTGGATCTTACTGTCTCTGTGCTGAATAACCCTGACCCGAATTCGAAACATGTGATATCTTCGTTTAATGATCTGAGTGTCACTTTGGATCTTCCGTCGAGTAATCTCAGGTTCTTTCTTGTCAGAGGTAGCCCTTTTGTTACGTTTGCTGCTACTAATGGTGTGGAGATTGTGATTTCTACTATTCATGCTATTCTTGAATGTGTGCCTAATAGCTCTGGAACTAAGTATACTATTAAGCTTAATAATAATCAGACTTGGGTCTTGTATGCTTCTTCGCCGATTAAATTGAGTAATGACATTAATAAGATTACTTCTAGTGCATTTTCTGGTGTGATTAGGCTTGCTGTTGTACCGAATTGTCAGTATGAGGAAGTTCTTGATCGGTTTAGTTCTTGTTATCCGGTGAGCGGTGACGCTTTGTTTACGAAGCCTTTTTCGTtggagtataagtgggagaagAAAGGGTGGGGGGATTTGTTGATGCTTGCTCACCCGCTACATGTTAAACTTTTGGAAATGAATGGTTCTGTGACTGTTTTAGAGGATTTTAAGTATAAGAGTGTTGATGGGGATCTTGTTGGAGTTGTTGGAAATTCATGGGAGTTGAAAACTGATCCAGTTTCGGTAACTTGGCATTCGACCAAAGGTGTCAAAGAAGAATCATATGATGAAATTTGTACTGCACTCCGCAAAGATGTTGAGGATTTAAATTCAACAACGATAGGAACAACATCTTCCTACTTCTATGGGAAATTGGTGGCTAGGGCTGCGAGGTTTGCACTGATAGCTGAAGAGGTGTGTTACCCGGATGTCATTCCAGCAATAAAGAAGTTCTTGAAGGATACAATTGACCCGTGGTTAAATGGGACTTTTGGGGACAATGGTTTCTTGTATGATGGGAAATGGGGTGGAATTCTGACTAAACAAGGGTCTACTGATTCCGGAGCTGATTTTGGGTTTGGGCTATACAATGATCACCATTATCATCTTGGGTACTTTTTGTATGGAATTGCAGTGCTCGCCAAGATAGACCCTGCTTGGGGAAGGAAGTTTAAGCCACAAGCTTATACACTAATGGCTGACTTTATGAATTTGGGAAGAAGAGAAAATTCTAATTATCCTCGTCTGAGGTGTTTTGACTTGTGGAAGTTACATTCTTGGGCTGGAGGGTTGACTGAATTTGCAGATGGCCGGAACCAAGAGAGCACAAGTGAGGCTTTAAATGGTTACTATTCAGCTGCTTTAATGGGGTTGGCATACGGAGATACCCATCTTGTTGCTATTGGCTCAACACTTTCAGCAATGGAGATTCAATCAGCACAAACTTGGTGGCATGTGAGGGAGGGAGATAAATTGTATCCTGAAGAGTTCACGAGGGAAAATAAGGTGGTTGGTGTTTTATGGTCTACCAAGAGGGACAGTGGGCTGTGGTTTGCTCCACCTGATTGGAAAGAGTGCAGGCTGGGAATTCAGCTCCTGCCTCTGCTACCAATTAGTGAGGTTTTGTTTTCTGATGTGGAGTTTACAAAGGAGCTTGTAGGATGGACCTTACCGGCTTTAGCTAGAGAAGGGGTTGGAGAGGGGTGGAAGGGTTTCGTGTATGCCTTGGAAGGGATTTATGACAAACATGCTGCTTTAGAAAAGATTAGGAACTTGAATGGGTACGATGATGGGAACTCGCTTACAAATCTCTTGTGGTGGATTCACAgtaaagatgaagaagaagaggggTTTCATGGAAGATCCTGCTGGTATAATCACTATTGCCATTAG